The Niallia circulans nucleotide sequence GTCAATAGAGGAAGGAGTTATATTTACACCAGGCTCTATCCTTGGCACAAAGTCAGACTTTATGCGTCTTACATATGGAAAAGCTAGTGATGAGGAAATTCCTATTGGTATCAAAAGACTGGCGAAGGCGCTGGGGAAAATAACCAGCTAAGCATAATTGGATGTTTAAAATATTAGTAATCGCTGAGTGACTAATTAAGGTCATTCGGCTTTTTTGTGTTCAATAATGCTTAGTATTAGTGAAATGGAACGTTTCAGAAAAGAAACTTTGTTGTAGGAGTAAAACAATAAAATAAAAATAAAAGAATTTGAGGTGAAATGATGCAGATAATGTAACAAGAAGCATTGGATGCATTGAAGAATAATTGGGGAATGGCTGTGTTAGTTTGGTTTATTTTAGCTATAGGTAATGTGTTAGTATTTATTATTTTCTTTTCAATTAATTTATTTATACCCTTTCTATTTGATATACCCGTGAAAGAGACTTCTAATTTACCATTAACAACAGTACTTTCCTTTGCAGGGGGAGTGGTATCTTTGCTGCTGATACCATTATCTATTTCTATCACCTGGTTTTTTTTAGATATTGCAAGGCGGAATTCACCGCGGATTAGCGAAGTATTAAAACCGTACAATAATATAATTTTACTTTTAAAGATGATAAAATTAGCGATTGCTCAAATAGTACTCATAATTCTATGGTCGTTCCTTTTCGTAATACCAGGAATTATAAAAGGAATTCCCTATTCTCAAGCGTTTTATTTGCTTAAAGATCATCCAGAATACACGATATTTGAAGCACTTGCAGAAAGCAGGAGGCGGATGCACGGTTATAAGTGGAGGTACTTCATGTTGAATCTTAGTTTTATTGGATGGGGAATTGTTGTCAGCTTTACTTCAGGGATAGGCAGTCTTT carries:
- a CDS encoding DUF975 family protein, with the translated sequence MKNNWGMAVLVWFILAIGNVLVFIIFFSINLFIPFLFDIPVKETSNLPLTTVLSFAGGVVSLLLIPLSISITWFFLDIARRNSPRISEVLKPYNNIILLLKMIKLAIAQIVLIILWSFLFVIPGIIKGIPYSQAFYLLKDHPEYTIFEALAESRRRMHGYKWRYFMLNLSFIGWGIVVSFTSGIGSLWLSPYLLTTQGVFYDKYIA